Proteins encoded within one genomic window of Bacillota bacterium:
- a CDS encoding sigma-E processing peptidase SpoIIGA, with protein MYLDLLIIANLCMDYCLLYAVGRLTHRRSGAGKLLLGALAGVLPAICFTIFPASNFLWIVFVMITPFFMVGLAYFPLRRRDFIFMGSLMFLLAFVFCGCILVLLNLQPVAMAVDKPVFLFHLLMVGFLFTGVLSFFQPFLEGRKWQALMHARVQVCMDDRKQTIAAYLDTGNRVREPFSRKPVIIVNHQSLQKIIPGDVYKLFKSDFDSVKVMESISDPDLSLRFYLIPVTGLGGRTELLLGFRPDRIKIMRGRESREIGSQVAIGIHKHNFNNSGEYEALIPPEVLQLVS; from the coding sequence GTGTATCTTGATTTACTGATCATCGCCAATCTGTGCATGGATTATTGTTTGTTGTATGCGGTGGGCAGATTGACCCATCGCCGGTCCGGAGCCGGCAAACTGCTTCTCGGGGCGCTGGCCGGTGTGTTGCCGGCAATATGCTTTACGATTTTTCCCGCTTCAAACTTCCTCTGGATAGTCTTCGTGATGATCACGCCGTTTTTCATGGTGGGCCTTGCCTATTTTCCTCTCAGGAGAAGGGATTTTATTTTCATGGGTAGCCTCATGTTCCTGCTGGCCTTTGTCTTCTGCGGTTGCATTCTGGTGCTTCTCAATCTGCAACCGGTCGCAATGGCCGTAGACAAACCTGTGTTCCTGTTCCATTTATTGATGGTCGGCTTTCTGTTCACCGGCGTACTCTCTTTTTTTCAACCTTTCCTGGAAGGACGCAAATGGCAGGCTCTCATGCATGCGCGAGTCCAGGTCTGCATGGATGACAGGAAGCAGACCATAGCAGCCTATCTTGACACGGGAAACCGTGTCAGGGAGCCCTTTTCCAGGAAACCGGTAATAATCGTGAACCATCAAAGCCTTCAGAAGATAATCCCCGGTGATGTTTATAAACTGTTCAAGAGCGATTTTGATTCGGTAAAAGTGATGGAAAGCATCTCCGATCCGGATCTAAGCCTTCGTTTCTACCTTATCCCCGTCACGGGATTGGGAGGGAGGACAGAACTTCTGCTTGGATTCAGGCCCGATCGGATCAAAATAATGCGGGGCAGGGAAAGCCGGGAAATCGGGTCGCAGGTGGCAATCGGTATTCATAAACACAACTTCAACAATTCGGGGGAATATGAAGCTTTGATTCCTCCGGAGGTGTTGCAGCTCGTCAGTTAA
- the ftsZ gene encoding cell division protein FtsZ → MIDFDIEMEHFATIKVIGVGGGGSNAVNRMIGVGLKGVDFLAVNTDAQALYLTEASTKIQIGEELTKGLGAGANPEIGRQAAEESQDRIREALEGADMIFITAGMGGGTGTGGAPVIAGIAKELGALTVGVVTKPFPFELRKRHEQAEEGIRRLKDEVDSLIVIPNERLLQIVEKRTPILEAFRMVDDVLRQGVQGISDLIAVPGIINLDFADVKTIMEETGTALMGVGVSNSENRAVDAAKNAITSPLLETSIEGAKGILINITGGKDLGLYEITEAADIISKQADSEANTIFGAVIDESMEDKIRVTVIATGFDRKSKHQNVVEADFGKARFADGSDIDTPAFIRHQKKDE, encoded by the coding sequence GTGATTGATTTTGATATCGAGATGGAACATTTCGCAACAATCAAGGTTATCGGCGTTGGTGGGGGTGGAAGCAATGCCGTGAACCGTATGATCGGGGTGGGCCTCAAGGGAGTTGATTTCCTTGCGGTCAATACTGATGCCCAGGCTCTGTATTTGACCGAAGCAAGCACCAAAATACAGATCGGGGAGGAACTCACCAAGGGGCTGGGAGCGGGAGCCAATCCTGAAATAGGGAGGCAGGCGGCGGAGGAAAGCCAGGACCGGATCCGCGAGGCCCTGGAAGGTGCCGACATGATTTTTATCACCGCCGGGATGGGCGGGGGGACTGGAACCGGCGGGGCACCGGTTATTGCCGGAATTGCCAAGGAACTGGGTGCATTGACGGTCGGGGTGGTCACCAAACCGTTTCCTTTTGAACTTCGCAAACGCCATGAACAGGCCGAGGAAGGTATCAGAAGGTTGAAGGATGAGGTCGATTCGCTCATCGTCATTCCCAACGAGCGGTTGTTGCAGATTGTGGAGAAAAGAACCCCCATACTGGAAGCATTCCGTATGGTTGACGATGTGTTGCGCCAGGGGGTTCAGGGTATTTCCGACCTGATTGCTGTGCCGGGGATCATCAACCTGGATTTTGCCGATGTTAAAACCATAATGGAGGAAACAGGCACGGCCCTGATGGGTGTGGGGGTTTCCAACAGTGAAAATAGAGCCGTTGATGCAGCCAAGAATGCCATCACCAGCCCCTTGCTGGAAACATCGATCGAGGGGGCGAAGGGGATATTGATCAACATCACGGGGGGGAAGGATCTGGGCCTGTACGAGATCACGGAAGCTGCGGACATTATCTCCAAGCAAGCCGATTCTGAAGCAAACACCATCTTTGGCGCGGTGATCGATGAATCGATGGAAGACAAGATCAGGGTCACGGTCATCGCCACGGGGTTTGACCGGAAAAGCAAGCACCAGAACGTGGTTGAGGCTGATTTCGGGAAAGCCAGATTTGCGGATGGGAGCGATATAGATACGCCGGCGTTCATACGCCATCAGAAAAAAGACGAATAA
- the ftsA gene encoding cell division protein FtsA yields MKQKEIIVGMDVGTSHIRVIVGEHRSDGTINIIGVGLSPSEGIRKGFVVDQDKTIDAISRAVEEAERMAGIRIESAFISLVGLNVQLLKSRGVATITAEDREIRPQDVERALENTKVALPSEREIVEVIAHEYIVDGYDGIKDPVGMLGVRLEVDAVIVTTSATCLQNLIRCIKRAGIEIEGIVLQSFANGEITLTRDEKELGVFVIDIGGGTTEIAFFKNGILQDLSVLPIGGNLITNDLSVGLHTSYYAAENLKIEYGCALQSAANTEEKIEIITVGGKEKVKVSAQDLARYIGPRVQEILQFAREEMFKMAGSDALSSGVVLTGGVSLMEGLTEIAEEVIGTSIRIGEPQLVGVQSPIYTTAVGIIYYVIHNIGVGVSYSEKKEAAGSFGFFAKLWKQILSWFNDFFE; encoded by the coding sequence TTGAAACAAAAGGAAATAATTGTTGGAATGGATGTAGGAACATCGCATATACGAGTGATTGTCGGGGAACACCGTTCCGATGGAACTATAAATATAATCGGCGTTGGTTTGAGCCCCTCCGAGGGGATAAGAAAGGGTTTTGTCGTTGATCAGGACAAGACCATAGATGCAATAAGCCGGGCGGTCGAGGAAGCGGAAAGGATGGCCGGGATAAGGATAGAATCCGCTTTTATCAGCCTGGTGGGCTTGAATGTGCAGTTGCTCAAAAGCCGTGGCGTGGCTACGATAACGGCCGAAGACAGGGAAATACGTCCCCAGGATGTGGAAAGGGCGCTGGAAAATACAAAGGTGGCCCTTCCTTCCGAACGCGAAATTGTAGAGGTAATCGCGCATGAATATATCGTGGACGGGTACGATGGTATCAAGGATCCGGTGGGTATGTTGGGAGTGCGGCTTGAAGTCGACGCCGTGATCGTGACCACCTCGGCAACGTGCTTGCAGAACCTCATCAGGTGCATCAAGAGGGCGGGTATCGAAATAGAGGGAATCGTACTGCAATCATTTGCCAACGGGGAAATCACGCTTACCAGGGACGAGAAAGAACTGGGGGTATTTGTTATAGACATAGGTGGGGGAACGACGGAGATTGCTTTCTTCAAGAATGGGATCTTGCAAGACCTTTCCGTTCTGCCCATCGGCGGTAATCTTATTACCAACGACCTTTCCGTGGGCCTGCATACCAGTTATTATGCTGCCGAGAACTTGAAAATCGAGTACGGCTGTGCCCTCCAGTCGGCTGCAAATACGGAAGAAAAGATAGAGATCATCACTGTCGGGGGCAAGGAAAAAGTAAAAGTATCCGCGCAAGATCTGGCTCGCTACATAGGCCCCCGCGTTCAGGAAATCCTTCAGTTTGCACGGGAAGAGATGTTCAAGATGGCCGGAAGCGATGCATTGTCGTCCGGGGTGGTCTTGACCGGCGGGGTTTCTCTGATGGAAGGGTTGACCGAGATAGCCGAGGAAGTGATCGGGACATCCATCAGGATCGGGGAACCGCAGCTGGTCGGTGTTCAGAGTCCCATCTATACCACTGCCGTGGGTATCATTTATTATGTTATCCACAACATCGGGGTGGGGGTAAGTTATTCCGAGAAAAAAGAAGCGGCCGGGTCATTCGGTTTTTTTGCAAAGCTTTGGAAGCAGATTCTGAGCTGGTTCAACGATTTTTTTGAGTAA
- the murB gene encoding UDP-N-acetylmuramate dehydrogenase produces the protein MDTERLLKSIQVKFEKDAPMSRYTSFGVGGSADYLVFPADVNEIKLLLGTVKSAGVPLLIMGKGTNLLVRDGGLRGVAVQLGSAFNYFRAEGTEVVVGAGALLSHLARKAVDGGLSGLEFASGIPGTVGGGVIMNAGAFGGTVGGLVRELGFVNFDGEPGRIGHEEIVFGYRWSSLRENKGVITDCRLSLEEDYPGKIAERMREMIEVRRQRQPRLPSAGSVFRNHPSIPAGKLVETAGGKGLCVGGARVSEEHANFIVNAGGATAGDILDLIDMIRERVMKTHGIDLELEIEIVGEDR, from the coding sequence ATGGATACGGAGCGGTTGTTGAAATCGATCCAGGTCAAATTCGAGAAAGATGCACCGATGTCCAGGTACACATCTTTCGGGGTAGGCGGAAGTGCCGATTACCTGGTTTTCCCTGCTGATGTAAATGAAATTAAGCTGTTGCTCGGAACTGTAAAATCAGCCGGGGTGCCCCTCCTGATCATGGGAAAGGGTACCAATTTGCTGGTAAGGGATGGCGGCCTGAGGGGGGTGGCCGTGCAGCTGGGCAGCGCTTTCAACTATTTCCGGGCCGAGGGTACAGAAGTGGTAGTCGGTGCGGGGGCCCTTCTTTCGCATCTGGCCCGGAAAGCGGTGGATGGTGGGCTATCCGGGCTTGAATTTGCTTCCGGTATCCCCGGTACCGTGGGGGGCGGAGTGATCATGAATGCGGGGGCTTTCGGGGGCACGGTCGGGGGTCTTGTCAGGGAATTGGGTTTTGTGAACTTCGACGGTGAACCCGGGCGCATCGGGCATGAGGAAATTGTATTCGGTTACCGTTGGAGCAGCCTCCGGGAAAACAAAGGGGTGATCACCGATTGTCGTCTGTCATTGGAGGAAGATTATCCCGGGAAGATTGCAGAACGTATGCGTGAAATGATAGAAGTCCGGCGGCAAAGACAGCCACGGCTTCCCAGCGCCGGCAGTGTTTTCAGAAACCACCCCAGTATCCCTGCGGGAAAGTTGGTGGAAACGGCGGGGGGAAAAGGATTGTGCGTGGGGGGTGCCCGGGTATCGGAAGAGCATGCCAATTTTATTGTGAATGCGGGTGGGGCAACGGCAGGGGACATTCTGGATCTCATCGATATGATCAGGGAGAGAGTGATGAAGACTCATGGTATCGATCTGGAACTCGAAATCGAGATCGTTGGCGAAGATCGATGA